Genomic DNA from Burkholderia plantarii:
CGTCGCGCACGGCTTCGTTCGACTCGATGACGAGAACGTTGATACTCATGGACGATCCGTTTTTATCAATGGCGTCGAGGCGGATTCAAGGCGAGACGGCGCCCGGTGGCGCCGCTGCCGCGCGACGCCGTCCGGGACGTGGCGCGAGCGGTTCGAGACTAAATCCGCAATGCGCATCAAAAATGGGGGAATTGAGGAGAAAATATGGAATCGGCCACCGTGCCGCCGCACGCCGCGCGCAAAAGACGGACAATCCGCGGCTGACCACGACGGCGCGCGGCCAGGTTTGGCCCGCGCCCGCCGGCCCGGGCCGGCCGCACCGCCCCGCCATCGCGCGCCACCACCGCCCGCCATCGCTCGCCTCGCCCATCCAGCATGAAAGTCGGACTCACGTCGAAACTGTTCCTCGCGATCCTCGTCACCTGCATCGCCGTCGCGCTGGCGATGAGCGCAGCGATGCGCTACAGCTTCGAGAGCGGCTTCGGCCGCTACCTCGTGGGGCGCGACGACGAGCTGGTGGATCGCGTGACGAAGGCGCTCGAACACGATTACGCGGAACACGGCAACTGGGCGTTCGTCACCGACCGGCCCGCCGCGTGGCAGACCTTCATGCGTTCGGTCGCGCCGATCCTGCCGCGCGCGGCGAGCGGCGCCGAGCACGCCGACGAATGGGATCCGGCGGGCTGGGGCGGCCTGGCGCCGGACGGTCGCCACGGCCCGCGCTGGCCCGGCGACGGGTTCGCCGCGCCGGACGGCGGCGGCGCGGGCTGGCCCGGCGCGGCGGGCGGGCCACCGCGCGCCGCCGGCAGGACCGAAGATCGGGGTGGTGAGCGAAGCGGCGGCCAAGGCGATGACCTGAACGGCGGCGGCAATGACGGCGGCCGGCCCGGTGCGCCGCCGCATGACGGCGCCGGCCACGACACCCAGGATGCCGCCCGCCCCGCGCCGGCCTCGACGGCCAACGCGCCCTGGCCGCCCGACGCTCGCGGCGGCACCCGTCCGGCCTGGAGGGACGGCGCGCCGCACGAGCCCGGCTGGCCGCCCGGCGCGCCCGCCTTCGCGAGCGGCGCCGTCCCGCGCGGCGGCTGGCACGGCGGCCCGCCCGGCTTCCGGCATCCGCCGCCGATCGCGCTCTACGACGCCGCCAGGCACCGCATCGCCGGCTATCCGCCGCCGCCCGACACGCCGCTGCACGCGTTGCGCGCGAACGGCGCGGTGGTCGGCTGGCTCGCCGTCGCGAAGCCGGGCGGCTTCTTCTACGAGGCCGACCGGCGCTTCCAGACCCAGCAGCTGCGCGCCACCTGGCTCATCGCGATCGCGGCCGTGCTGCTCTCGGCGCTGGTCGCGATCGTGCTGGCGCGGCGCATCCTCGCGCCGGTCCGGCGCATCGTCCACGCCACCCACGAGCTGGCCGACGGCCACTACGCGGTGCGCGTCCCCGAGCACGGCGGCGACGAGCTGGGCCGGCTCGCGGCCGACTTCAACCGGCTCGCGGCCGCGCTGGCGGCGGCCGAGCGCGCGCGCCGCGACTTCTTCGCCGACATCTCGCACGAGCTGCGCACGCCGCTGGCGGTGCTGCGCGGCGAGCTGGAAGCGCTCGAGGACGGCGTGCGCCGCCCCGATGCGGCCACCTTCGCCTCGCTGCAGGCCGAGATCGCGCTGCTCAGCAAGCTGATCGACGATCTGCACGAGCTGTCGCTGGCCGACATCGGCGCGCTCTCGTTCGAGATGATTCCGGTCGACGTCGCGCGGGTGGCCGAGATCACGGCCGAATCGTTCGGCGAGCGGTTCGGCGCGAAGCGGATCACGCTCGACGCACGGATCCCGCGCGAGCCGGTGCCGATCTCGGGCGACCCGCACCGGCTCGCGCAGCTGCTGCAGAATCTGCTGGAAAACGCGCTGCGCTACACCGACCCGGGCGGCCAGGTGCGGATCACGGTGGAGGCCGACGGCGAGCAGACCCGCGTCGACGTGCTCGACTCGCATCCGGGCGTGCCCGACGCGATGCTGCCGCGCGTGTTCGACCGGCTGTTCCGCGTGGACGTCTCGCGCAGCCGGCAGAGCGGCGGCTCGGGCCTGGGCCTCGCGCTCGGCAAGCACATCGTCGAGGCGCACGGCGGCAGCATCGCCGCGCGCCGTTCCCCGCTCGGCGGTCTCTGGATCCTGATGCGGTTCCCCTCCCTGAAGCCCGACCATGAACACTGACCGTCGCGGCCCGTCGATCCTGATCGTCGAGGACGAGCCGAAGCTCTCCGCGCTGCTCGTGGACTACCTGCATGCGGAAGGCTATGCCACCGCGATCGTCGCGGACGGCCGCGAGGTGGTGCCGCACGTGCGCGCGCATGCGCCGGCGCTGGTGCTGCTCGACCTGATGCTGCCGGGGCGCGGCGGCCTGGACATCTGCCGCGAGCTGCGTACCTTCTCGACCACGCCGGTAATCATCCTGACCGCGCGCGTGGACGAGATCGACCGGCTGCTCGGCCTCGAACTCGGCGCCGACGACTACGTCTGCAAGCCGTTCAGCCCGCGCGAGGTGGTGGCGCGCGTGAAGGCGATCCTGCGCCGCATCGACAACGCGACGAAGCCGACGCCCGGCGAGCCGGCGGCAACGCCGTTCGAGATCGATCCGGACCATCACGTCGCGCGGCTCGACGGCCGCAACCTGCACCTGACGCCGGTGGAGCTGCGCCTGCTCGCGCTGCTGGTGGACAACCCGGGGCGCATCTATTCGCGCGACTTCCTGCTGCGGCGGCTCTACGACGACCATCGCGTGGTCACCGACCGCACCGTGGACAGCCACGTGAAGAACCTGCGACGCAAGCTGCAGGCGGTGCGGCCCGAGCGCGACTTCATCCGCTCGATCTACGGCGTCGGCTATCAGTTCGAACTCGAGGGGGAAACGGACGAGGCGGCGCGGCGCGCGCCAGGCCGCTGACAGCGGCGCCCCGTCACGAGAAACCGGAACGGCGCGTCAATGCTGGCCGTTGACGACGCAAAAATCGGCCGGCACCGAGCCGCCCAACACGAGATCGACGTTCGGCAGGTCGTTGCCGTCGAGCTTGGCGAGGATCGCCGCTTCGTCCATCCCGTAGCCGTGCCAGCGCGCGGCGAGCCGCTCGACCAGCACCGCGCGCGGCACCTCGAGCATCACGGTGGTGTCGAACGCGGCGCGCAGCGGCGCCCAGGCGGCATCGTCGAGCAGCAGGTAGTTGCCCTCCACCACCACGATGCGCGCCGCCGCCGGCACGATCGCCGCGCCCGCGCGCGCGATCTCGATCTCGCGATCGAACACCGGCACGGCGACATCGCGGCCGTCGTCGGCGGCGAGCCGCGCGAGCATCGCGGCCAGGCCGTCGACGTCGAACGTATGCGGCGCGCCCTTGCGCGCGCGCTGGCCGCGCGCGTTCAGCACGCGATCGTCGTAGTGGAAGCCGTCCATCGCCAGCAGCGCCGCGTGGCCGGGCGCGCCGTCGTTGAGCGCCGCCACCAGCCGCGCGGCGAACGTGCTCTTGCCGGCGCCGGGCGGCCCCGCCACGGCCACCAGCCGGCGCGCGCCCGGCGCCGCGTCGCGCAGTTGCGCGAGCAGCGCCGCGAACCCGATCTCGCGTGTCGTGCTCATGGCAGACGGCCGCGTCCGGCCTGCCGGAGCGCCTCCCGCATGGACCTCGGCCGGGCGCGCGCGCAGCGCAGCGCGTGCGAGACCGGATCGCGCCCGTCTTCCCGGAGCTTGCGCCCGCTCGCGTGGATTGCTTCGAGCGGCTGCCCGATCGCACGCGACGAAAAGCACTCGCGCGGACTCGGCCCCGCGCGGCCCGAGCACACCGGCGCGCGGAACACCTCCGCGAAGTCGATGCTGCCCGAGCCCAGGTGGCCGCGATGCGGATCGCCGCCATGGACATCACCGAGATGCGCGCCGGTTTCGCGTATCGCCGTCATCACGTCGGATTCCTCGATGTTCATATGACACAGGGGTGCAGGTGGACTGTCACGCTCGGCCGGCCGATCCGCTCGCACGCAGCGGTTGACCACTTCGGGGCCGCGCATGATGCCGTCGCGCGCGGCGGCCCCGGCGACCCGGCCGAGGATCTCCACCGACATCGCCACGCCGGCCGCCGTGGCCGGCACGAAGTTCTTCCGGAACGCGGGGTAGAGAATACCGCAGACGTGGCGCGCGCCGCATTCGAACGCCCCGCCCGCGCATGCCGGCGGGCACGGAAACCGAAGCCGCGACGCCCGCGCCCGGCTCCCCTACAATGGCGGTTTTCCGTTCAATTCA
This window encodes:
- a CDS encoding ATP-binding protein, which gives rise to MKVGLTSKLFLAILVTCIAVALAMSAAMRYSFESGFGRYLVGRDDELVDRVTKALEHDYAEHGNWAFVTDRPAAWQTFMRSVAPILPRAASGAEHADEWDPAGWGGLAPDGRHGPRWPGDGFAAPDGGGAGWPGAAGGPPRAAGRTEDRGGERSGGQGDDLNGGGNDGGRPGAPPHDGAGHDTQDAARPAPASTANAPWPPDARGGTRPAWRDGAPHEPGWPPGAPAFASGAVPRGGWHGGPPGFRHPPPIALYDAARHRIAGYPPPPDTPLHALRANGAVVGWLAVAKPGGFFYEADRRFQTQQLRATWLIAIAAVLLSALVAIVLARRILAPVRRIVHATHELADGHYAVRVPEHGGDELGRLAADFNRLAAALAAAERARRDFFADISHELRTPLAVLRGELEALEDGVRRPDAATFASLQAEIALLSKLIDDLHELSLADIGALSFEMIPVDVARVAEITAESFGERFGAKRITLDARIPREPVPISGDPHRLAQLLQNLLENALRYTDPGGQVRITVEADGEQTRVDVLDSHPGVPDAMLPRVFDRLFRVDVSRSRQSGGSGLGLALGKHIVEAHGGSIAARRSPLGGLWILMRFPSLKPDHEH
- a CDS encoding response regulator, with product MNTDRRGPSILIVEDEPKLSALLVDYLHAEGYATAIVADGREVVPHVRAHAPALVLLDLMLPGRGGLDICRELRTFSTTPVIILTARVDEIDRLLGLELGADDYVCKPFSPREVVARVKAILRRIDNATKPTPGEPAATPFEIDPDHHVARLDGRNLHLTPVELRLLALLVDNPGRIYSRDFLLRRLYDDHRVVTDRTVDSHVKNLRRKLQAVRPERDFIRSIYGVGYQFELEGETDEAARRAPGR
- a CDS encoding nucleoside/nucleotide kinase family protein, whose product is MSTTREIGFAALLAQLRDAAPGARRLVAVAGPPGAGKSTFAARLVAALNDGAPGHAALLAMDGFHYDDRVLNARGQRARKGAPHTFDVDGLAAMLARLAADDGRDVAVPVFDREIEIARAGAAIVPAAARIVVVEGNYLLLDDAAWAPLRAAFDTTVMLEVPRAVLVERLAARWHGYGMDEAAILAKLDGNDLPNVDLVLGGSVPADFCVVNGQH